Proteins from a single region of Mytilus trossulus isolate FHL-02 chromosome 2, PNRI_Mtr1.1.1.hap1, whole genome shotgun sequence:
- the LOC134706387 gene encoding uncharacterized protein LOC134706387, with product MDVYANIISIVFLGIVNIRAQSVETSHSGLTSFQQLDRTVVDSVLKIVDDKFDSLSERISSLERSVNGLQYYNVRQFKIVNSNLNSVNKVLQAMNSQVGLMDVENKGVKISVDLMKQDLKAVEKTNNLMFDAMEQNFNYLNKGFTEKLESLQSMVSVINRSSDEIEQKMQDGLPRNIIQEVKEPNCSNILEKFEEKVDIVMNNTLSSLRYMQDESTNKKTLQVMNGLTETLKILNDDVKRTMSYYYHTGDLVERIVGATETVAEDQTIIRDDLREFLEKQTNITNCSHQYKAVPTSTNPPIVSNHRQSEQVSKCEIPVHAITEFKQVLKNGSQLVELVTDLAQTSQISLKTTVVELLKEVHRLKESQKTDTNHQSPPTVNGFIEYDFELLLNATKGVLQMIEAVASNTRWIPYIFHNLQFVEVQVNHTLANSVSMLSVLDSLGDIKGSGNSGIEKFAAVENFTRMFNYIYQSATKLERITPPLTRLLGEPEPFIVLNGGARDNEGRVEIYKKGRWGTLCGRFGHIEAAYICRHLGYMGGNSAGNGHFGSGSGMFWKMNVSCLYTRQCDIVNPMIHSEHCDHKQDFAVICDHMVRLRVDDESNSRNTGYLEIHHMDQWSRVCSTNWSAENSRVVCRQLGYEDGVLSPPSDEHVLTTQVVAVMNKVNCTGTEIRLDECKYGGWSPNLCPSKTFVHLTCS from the exons ATGGACGTTTACGCTAATATCATAAGCATTGTATTCCTTGGAATTGTTAACATACGGGCACAGTCCGTGGAAACATCCCATTCTGGACTAACAAGCTTCCAACAGTTAGACCGGACTGTTGTAGATTCTGTGTTAAAAATCGTAGACGACAAGTTTGATTCTCTTAGTGAACGAATATCTTCTTTAGAAAGGTCAGTTAACGGATTGCAGTATTATAATGTCAGACAATTCAAAATAGTCAATTCAAATCTAAACTCAGTCAACAAAGTATTGCAAGCAATGAATTCGCAAGTGGGATTGATGGATGTCGAAAACAAAGGTGTAAAGATATCTGTAGATTTGATGAAGCAAGATTTAAAAGCAGttgagaaaacaaataatttgatgTTTGATGCCATGgaacaaaactttaattatcTAAATAAAGGATTTACAGAGAAACTCGAAAGCCTTCAAAGTATGGTTTCGGTGATTAATCGGTCATCTGATGAAATAGAACAGAAAATGCAAGACGGCTTACCGCGTAATATTATTCAAGAAGTAAAAGAACCGAATTGCTCAAACATTCTTGAAAAGTTTGAGGAAAAGGTAGATATTGTGATGAATAACACTCTAAGCAGCTTAAGGTACATGCAAGATGAATCTACAAATAAGAAAACCTTACAGGTCATGAATGGGTTGACTGAGACTTTAAAGATCTTGAATGATGATGTTAAAAGGACAATGTCTTACTACTATCATACGGGTGATTTGGTGGAGAGGATCGTCGGTGCCACGGAAACTGTTGCCGAAGACCAAACAATCATTCGCGACGATCTACGGGAATTCCTGGAGAAGCAGACCAATATAACAAACTGTAGTCACCAATATAAAGCTGTGCCTACCTCAACCAATCCTCCTATAGTGTCTAACCACAGACAGTCAGAACAAGTGTCCAAATGTGAAATCCCTGTACATGCAATTACTGAATTTAAACAAGTATTAAAAAATGGATCACAATTAGTGGAACTGGTTACAGATTTGGCCCAAACTAGTCAGATTTCTCTGAAAACAACTGTAGTTGAACTTCTGAAAGAGGTTCATCGTTTAAAGGAGAGTCAGAAAACCGATACCAATCACCAAAGTCCACCAACCGTCAATGGATTTATTGAGTATGACTTTGAGTTGTTGTTAAATGCTACAAAGGGAGTATTACAGATGATAGAGGCGGTGGCGTCTAACACGCGATGGATTCCTTACATCTTTCACAATTTACAATTTGTAGAAGTGCAAGTTAATCATACATTAGCCAATTCTGTGAGCATGTTGAGTGTTCTAGATAGTCTCGGGGACATTAAAGGCAGTGGTAATTCTGGAATAGAGAAATTTGCTGCAGTTGAAAACTTCACCAGAATGTTTAACTACATCTATCAGTCAGCTACCAAGCTTGAACGTATCACTCCGCCATTGACTCGATTATTAGGAGAGCCag aaccttttattgttttaaacgGAGGAGCCAGAGACAATGAAGGACGTGTTGAAATTTATAAGAAGGGAAGATGGGGAACTCTTTGTGGAAGGTTCGGCCACATTGAAGCAGCTTATATTTGTCGCCACCTTGGATACATGGGAGGAAATTCGGCGGGAAATGGTCACTTCGGTAGTGGAAGTGGAATGTTCTGGAAAATGAATGTTAGCTGTCTGTATACAAGACAATGTGATATTGTAAATCCAATGATCCATTCTGAGCACTGTGACCACAAACAAGACTTTGCAGTCATCTGTG atCACATGGTTCGATTAAGAGTAGACGATGAATCCAATAGCAGAAACACTGGTTATCTAGAAATTCATCACATGGATCAATGGTCGCGGGTTTGTTCAACTAACTGGTCAGCAGAAAATTCGCGAGTTGTTTGTAGGCAGTTAGGATATGAAGATGGTGTTCTATCCCCGCCCAGTGATGAACATGTATTGACCACACAGGTTGTTGCTGTAATGAACAAAGTGAATTGTACAGGAACTGAAATCAGATTGGACGAATGTAAATATGGCGGTTGGTCTCCTAATCTATGTCCGTCAAAAACATTTGTTCATTTGACATGCTCTTGA